Proteins found in one bacterium genomic segment:
- a CDS encoding SPFH domain-containing protein yields MHKEKSLSVASGWLFLPLLILLMGGAIWLFVNAIATETVWKLIVAIVAFVADIILLVGFFVVNPNEAAALLLFGDYKGTVKQNGFCWANPFMTKLKISLRARNLNGEKIKVNDLTGNPIEIAAVVVWRVVETAEALFEVDDYAEYVTTQSEAAVRRLASAYPYDGPEDQLTLRGTTDELNERLEKELQERLDRAGVKVIEARLSHLAYAPEIAGAMLQRQQASAVVAARQQIVAGAVGMVELALEELNKKSIVVLDEAMKATMVSNLMVVLCSEHSAQPVVNTGTLYQ; encoded by the coding sequence ATGCACAAGGAAAAATCACTATCGGTCGCTTCGGGCTGGCTTTTCCTGCCCCTGCTGATCCTGCTGATGGGCGGCGCGATCTGGCTGTTCGTGAATGCCATCGCCACCGAGACGGTCTGGAAGCTGATCGTCGCCATCGTCGCCTTCGTTGCCGACATCATCCTGCTGGTGGGCTTCTTCGTGGTGAACCCCAACGAGGCCGCGGCCCTGCTGCTCTTCGGCGACTACAAGGGCACCGTCAAGCAGAACGGTTTCTGCTGGGCCAATCCCTTCATGACGAAGCTCAAGATCTCCCTGCGGGCCCGGAACCTCAACGGCGAGAAGATCAAGGTCAACGACCTCACGGGCAATCCCATCGAGATCGCCGCGGTGGTCGTGTGGCGCGTGGTCGAAACGGCGGAGGCCCTCTTCGAGGTGGACGACTACGCGGAGTACGTGACGACACAGAGCGAGGCCGCCGTCCGGCGCCTGGCCAGCGCCTACCCCTATGACGGCCCGGAGGATCAGCTCACACTGCGCGGCACCACCGACGAGCTGAACGAGCGGCTGGAGAAGGAGCTGCAGGAACGGCTGGACCGGGCGGGCGTGAAGGTGATCGAGGCGCGTCTGAGCCATCTGGCCTACGCGCCCGAGATCGCCGGCGCCATGCTGCAGCGTCAACAGGCCAGCGCCGTGGTGGCCGCCCGCCAGCAGATCGTGGCCGGTGCGGTGGGCATGGTCGAGCTGGCGCTCGAGGAGCTGAACAAGAAATCCATCGTCGTACTGGACGAAGCGATGAAGGCCACCATGGTGTCTAACCTGATGGTGGTGCTCTGCAGCGAGCATTCGGCCCAGCCCGTGGTCAATACCGGCACGCTGTACCAGTAA
- a CDS encoding choice-of-anchor J domain-containing protein has protein sequence MRLKTTAILALTLLLFSSLALAIDKSPQPGTHSKLYQPPSVRHGSAFTSRAMFEGFEGAFPPVGWTQGIFNTTYTWEQQSYGPIEGSYEAYIHWDTYNPSNETLEFSQYVDVAGGEYVLSFWMAGSIGQSWDLFVAETVEIDGTTVFDFDSSVTVGYMVYDKYFIDLSAYDGTTVTITFRYEGQDGDAHYIDAVMVDDGTGYVVPPVDFCSLVEDAEGTGMFYGDTCDGQNLIFDLDCDYYTEYGLEDYYGVLVAAGGSFTATVTNTADGALWVLAECSAAGGLFTCLAYIDDTFTGDPEVISYTNTTGSEQIVYLVIDSWGGGSCGTYEMDFQGLDAIANEVMSLGDVKTLYR, from the coding sequence ATGCGACTCAAAACAACGGCGATTCTCGCTCTCACACTCCTGCTGTTCTCCAGCCTGGCGCTCGCGATCGACAAGTCGCCGCAGCCCGGCACGCACAGCAAGCTCTATCAGCCGCCGAGCGTTCGGCATGGGTCGGCGTTCACCAGCCGGGCCATGTTCGAGGGCTTCGAGGGCGCCTTCCCGCCCGTGGGCTGGACCCAGGGCATCTTCAACACCACCTACACCTGGGAACAGCAGAGCTACGGACCGATCGAGGGCTCGTATGAAGCCTACATCCACTGGGATACCTACAATCCCTCCAACGAGACCCTCGAATTCAGCCAGTACGTCGACGTGGCGGGCGGCGAGTACGTCCTCAGCTTCTGGATGGCCGGCAGCATCGGCCAGTCCTGGGACCTGTTCGTCGCCGAGACCGTCGAGATCGACGGCACCACGGTCTTCGACTTCGACTCGTCCGTGACCGTCGGCTACATGGTCTACGACAAGTACTTCATCGACCTGTCGGCCTACGACGGCACGACCGTCACGATCACCTTCCGCTACGAGGGCCAGGACGGCGACGCCCACTACATCGACGCCGTCATGGTCGACGACGGCACGGGTTACGTGGTCCCGCCCGTCGATTTCTGCAGCCTGGTGGAAGACGCCGAAGGCACCGGCATGTTCTACGGCGACACCTGCGACGGACAGAACCTGATCTTCGACCTGGATTGCGACTACTACACCGAGTACGGCCTCGAGGATTACTACGGTGTCCTGGTGGCGGCCGGCGGCTCGTTCACCGCAACGGTGACCAACACCGCCGACGGCGCCCTGTGGGTCCTGGCCGAATGCTCCGCCGCGGGCGGCCTGTTCACCTGCCTGGCCTATATCGACGACACTTTCACGGGCGACCCCGAGGTCATCAGCTACACCAACACAACAGGATCGGAGCAGATCGTCTACCTGGTCATCGACTCCTGGGGTGGCGGAAGCTGCGGAACCTACGAGATGGACTTCCAGGGCCTGGACGCCATCGCCAACGAGGTGATGAGCCTCGGCGATGTGAAGACCCTGTACCGTTGA
- the pepT gene encoding peptidase T: MLSRKADTIFPTLTERFVKYARINTQAQEGSETYPSSACQLNLARVLVQELQDLGLTDAAMDKHGYVTATLPANEPSLERVPVIAFISHMDTYPEVSGKNVNPLFHENYQGGDIRLPENDVVIPASENPYLEQCLGETIITSDGTTLLGADDKAGIAEIMEALTRMVENPDFEHGTVKVAFTPDEEIGKGVLHFDVEKFGATVAYTMDGGQRGDIENETYCADTAVVTFTGRDIHPGYAKDKMVPAVKVAAEFVTLLPRDMAPETTEGKQGYLHPINIEGNTSKVTVNILVRDFDVKELEPKVDRIRKLAAKACAAWPGSSFAMEIKEYYRNMKYDLEKEPRAVDYATEAIRRVGLKPKLSAIRGGTDGSNLSARGLPTPNLFTGEQSFHSYTEWICAKDMELATRTILQTITVWAEKESA; this comes from the coding sequence ATGCTCTCACGCAAGGCCGACACGATCTTCCCCACGCTCACCGAGCGTTTCGTCAAGTACGCCAGGATCAACACGCAGGCCCAGGAAGGCTCCGAGACCTACCCCTCGTCGGCCTGCCAGCTCAATCTCGCGCGGGTACTGGTGCAGGAACTCCAGGACCTGGGCCTGACCGACGCCGCCATGGACAAGCACGGCTATGTCACGGCGACCCTGCCGGCCAACGAACCTTCCCTGGAGCGGGTGCCAGTCATCGCCTTCATCTCGCACATGGACACCTACCCCGAGGTGTCGGGCAAGAACGTCAATCCCCTCTTCCACGAGAACTACCAGGGCGGCGACATCCGTTTGCCCGAAAACGACGTAGTCATCCCGGCGTCGGAGAATCCCTATCTCGAGCAGTGCCTGGGCGAGACCATCATCACCTCCGACGGCACCACGCTGCTCGGCGCCGACGACAAGGCGGGCATCGCCGAGATCATGGAGGCGCTGACGCGCATGGTCGAGAACCCCGACTTCGAGCACGGAACGGTAAAAGTGGCCTTCACGCCCGACGAGGAGATCGGCAAGGGCGTCCTGCATTTCGACGTGGAGAAGTTCGGCGCCACGGTGGCCTACACCATGGACGGGGGACAGCGCGGCGACATCGAGAACGAGACCTACTGCGCCGACACCGCCGTGGTGACGTTCACCGGCCGCGACATCCATCCCGGCTACGCCAAGGACAAGATGGTCCCCGCGGTGAAGGTCGCCGCCGAGTTCGTCACGCTGCTGCCGCGCGACATGGCCCCCGAGACCACCGAGGGCAAGCAGGGCTATCTCCATCCGATCAACATCGAGGGAAACACCAGCAAGGTGACCGTCAACATCCTGGTCCGGGACTTCGACGTGAAGGAGCTCGAGCCCAAGGTCGACAGGATCCGCAAACTGGCCGCCAAGGCCTGCGCCGCGTGGCCCGGCAGCTCCTTCGCCATGGAGATCAAGGAATACTACCGCAACATGAAGTACGACCTGGAGAAGGAGCCCCGCGCCGTGGACTATGCCACGGAGGCCATCCGGCGCGTGGGGCTGAAGCCCAAGCTCAGCGCCATCCGCGGCGGCACGGACGGCTCCAACCTCTCGGCGCGCGGCCTGCCAACGCCCAACCTCTTCACGGGCGAGCAGAGCTTCCACAGCTACACCGAGTGGATCTGCGCCAAGGACATGGAGCTGGCCACGCGGACCATCCTGCAGACCATCACGGTCTGGGCGGAGAAGGAAAGCGCATAG
- a CDS encoding sulfatase-like hydrolase/transferase gives MRSPRFRFFVAPALVACLLASTGCGSGGDGGDPARQAIDAVVEVTSRQNIIIILLDAAGAKHFSFYGYDRETTPYLSALARESVVFENAYAQASGTMLSVFSYFTSRYPVFGDDVNITRETLLKIPPEMTTMAEVMARRYDHRLGFTCNTWLKSELGHGQGFTEFHHLWDLPTELLLAADERGPADVLMIAHTLEWMKERAQDGFFAYLHFMIPHSPYRPPEPFCSLFTRGPCDKRLGSVDFLNGLQGTRPAPEQAEDIEALYDASLTFIDYALGAMIRKMQAEGVWDDTIFILMSDHGEAFWEHGTHHGHGGIAYEEVVRVPLVVHIPGLPDLAGRRIAQPVELVDLLPTLMELQGIPRDTLQLAGRSLVPLLAGVQSADAGQPPRIFSQTNRRIPPIFAWYEGDLKLLWEEGGEDLELYDLGTDPGERVNLIGTGDHDDVAGRLWAELRSFLAQGGAHGAAAEILPVETLDEASRQRLRSLGYID, from the coding sequence ATGAGATCTCCGCGCTTCAGGTTCTTCGTCGCGCCCGCGCTCGTCGCCTGCCTGCTGGCGTCGACGGGTTGCGGTTCCGGCGGCGACGGCGGCGACCCGGCGCGACAGGCCATCGACGCCGTCGTCGAGGTGACGAGCAGACAGAACATCATCATCATCCTGCTCGATGCGGCCGGCGCGAAGCACTTCAGCTTCTACGGCTACGACCGGGAGACCACTCCCTACCTGAGCGCGCTCGCCCGCGAGTCGGTCGTCTTCGAGAACGCCTACGCCCAGGCCAGCGGCACCATGCTGTCGGTGTTCTCCTACTTCACCTCGCGCTACCCCGTCTTCGGCGACGACGTGAACATCACCCGCGAGACGCTGCTGAAGATCCCCCCCGAGATGACGACGATGGCCGAGGTGATGGCCCGGCGCTACGACCACCGCCTGGGCTTCACCTGCAACACCTGGCTCAAGAGCGAGCTGGGCCACGGCCAGGGTTTCACCGAGTTCCATCACCTGTGGGACCTGCCCACGGAGCTGCTCCTGGCGGCGGACGAACGGGGCCCGGCGGACGTGCTGATGATCGCCCACACGCTGGAATGGATGAAGGAGCGGGCGCAGGACGGTTTCTTCGCCTATCTGCACTTCATGATCCCCCATTCGCCCTATCGGCCCCCGGAGCCGTTCTGCAGCCTCTTCACCCGGGGTCCCTGCGACAAGCGGCTCGGCAGCGTCGATTTCTTGAACGGCCTTCAGGGCACCCGCCCCGCGCCGGAACAGGCGGAGGACATCGAGGCGCTCTACGACGCCAGTCTGACGTTCATCGACTACGCGCTCGGCGCGATGATCCGAAAGATGCAGGCCGAGGGGGTCTGGGACGACACGATCTTCATCCTGATGTCCGATCACGGCGAGGCGTTCTGGGAGCACGGCACCCATCACGGCCACGGCGGCATCGCCTACGAGGAAGTGGTCCGCGTCCCCCTGGTCGTGCACATTCCCGGCCTGCCGGACCTGGCCGGACGCCGGATCGCCCAGCCCGTGGAACTCGTCGATCTCCTGCCCACCCTGATGGAGTTGCAGGGCATACCCCGGGACACCCTGCAGCTGGCCGGGCGCTCGCTGGTGCCGTTGCTGGCGGGCGTGCAATCCGCGGATGCCGGCCAGCCGCCCAGGATCTTCTCCCAGACCAACCGGCGGATTCCGCCCATCTTCGCCTGGTACGAAGGCGATCTCAAGCTGCTCTGGGAAGAGGGCGGCGAGGACCTGGAACTCTACGACCTCGGGACGGATCCCGGCGAACGCGTCAACCTGATCGGGACCGGCGACCACGATGACGTCGCCGGCCGTCTCTGGGCCGAGCTCAGATCGTTCCTGGCCCAGGGCGGCGCGCACGGGGCGGCGGCCGAGATCCTGCCCGTCGAGACCCTGGACGAGGCCAGCAGGCAGCGGCTGCGGTCGCTGGGCTACATCGATTGA
- a CDS encoding alkaline phosphatase family protein, with the protein VDGLPQSATGQTSLLSGVNAPREVGGHVTGFPTPALREILRRRSVFVQLRDRGRAGIFLNAFRPVFFELPPQMQWRLSATTVAQLAAGLPFFGLDDIAAGRSIYQEFTNRELIDKGFDVPEMTPAAAGRVLARNAALRDFTLFEYFQTDRAGHGRDRERCEGELTKLEMFLNALLADVAGDTLVLLTSDHGNLEDLSTRSHTCNPVPLMAWGPGAEGFAAGCGAITDVVPAVMEVLGEDRAGYRT; encoded by the coding sequence GCGTCGACGGCCTGCCCCAGAGCGCCACCGGCCAGACGTCCCTGCTCAGCGGCGTGAACGCTCCGCGCGAGGTCGGCGGCCATGTGACCGGTTTCCCCACGCCGGCCCTGCGCGAGATCCTGCGCCGGCGGTCCGTCTTCGTACAGCTGCGCGACCGGGGCCGCGCCGGCATCTTCCTCAACGCCTTCCGCCCCGTCTTCTTCGAGCTGCCCCCGCAGATGCAGTGGCGCCTGTCGGCCACCACGGTGGCGCAGCTCGCCGCCGGGCTGCCGTTCTTCGGCCTGGACGACATCGCCGCCGGGCGCTCCATCTACCAGGAGTTCACCAACCGCGAGCTGATCGACAAGGGCTTCGACGTGCCTGAGATGACCCCGGCGGCGGCGGGCCGCGTCCTGGCCCGCAACGCCGCGCTGCGCGACTTCACCCTCTTCGAGTACTTCCAGACCGACCGCGCCGGGCACGGCCGGGACCGGGAGCGCTGCGAGGGCGAACTGACGAAGCTGGAGATGTTCCTGAACGCCCTGCTGGCCGACGTGGCCGGCGACACGCTCGTCCTGCTGACCAGCGACCACGGCAACCTGGAGGATCTCTCCACCCGCTCGCATACATGCAACCCCGTCCCGCTGATGGCGTGGGGGCCTGGGGCGGAGGGTTTCGCGGCGGGGTGCGGCGCCATCACCGATGTCGTGCCGGCGGTGATGGAAGTGCTGGGGGAGGATCGCGCGGGTTATCGTACCTGA
- a CDS encoding toxin-antitoxin system HicB family antitoxin has product MAARKSFPLRIGPELYEELRRWAEQDFRSVNGQIEFILREAVRRRKRDRPPAGDDRSA; this is encoded by the coding sequence ATGGCCGCCCGTAAATCCTTCCCCCTGCGCATCGGCCCGGAGCTCTACGAGGAGCTCCGGCGCTGGGCCGAGCAGGATTTCCGGAGCGTCAACGGTCAGATCGAGTTCATCCTGCGCGAGGCCGTGCGGCGCAGGAAGCGGGACCGCCCGCCCGCGGGCGACGACCGGTCCGCCTGA
- a CDS encoding metalloenzyme: MKDVFKGDGKLNNIVMIVFDSCRWDAYCAARTPNLDRIAAAERRYSYASWTSPSHYTFLMGMIPHRSPRGVFASNVYRDEFALWSARLNMPAVEFGKFVPQLSLPYFLKQQGYWCEGWVSLPVLNPMTSLSAHFDKYELAPSHNDLGRILQELRFRADQPSFFFINTGETHYPYLLPGETADDLPHISGVHGVFKHLDDFLKNPSEFLEDRKQDDFFTPEQFKAFYEKQIVCVEHLDAVVGAFMSRCPANTWFMIMSDHGELFGEDGYFGHGPIFHEKVFEVFYLEGRRP, encoded by the coding sequence ATGAAGGATGTGTTCAAGGGCGACGGCAAGTTGAACAACATCGTGATGATCGTCTTCGACAGCTGCCGGTGGGATGCTTACTGCGCGGCCCGGACGCCGAACCTGGACCGCATCGCGGCGGCGGAGCGTCGCTACAGCTATGCCAGCTGGACCAGCCCCAGTCACTACACCTTCTTGATGGGCATGATCCCCCACCGGAGTCCCAGGGGCGTCTTCGCCAGCAACGTCTACCGCGACGAGTTCGCCCTGTGGAGCGCACGCCTCAACATGCCCGCGGTCGAGTTCGGCAAGTTCGTTCCGCAGCTCTCCCTGCCCTATTTCCTCAAGCAGCAGGGTTACTGGTGCGAGGGCTGGGTCAGCCTGCCGGTGCTCAATCCCATGACCAGCCTGTCGGCGCATTTCGACAAATACGAGCTGGCGCCCAGCCACAACGACCTGGGCCGCATCCTCCAGGAGCTGCGGTTCCGCGCGGACCAGCCCTCGTTCTTCTTCATCAATACCGGCGAGACCCACTACCCCTACCTGTTGCCCGGCGAGACGGCGGACGACCTGCCCCACATCAGCGGCGTGCACGGCGTCTTCAAGCATCTGGACGACTTCCTGAAGAATCCATCCGAGTTCCTGGAGGACCGCAAGCAGGACGACTTCTTCACGCCCGAGCAGTTCAAGGCCTTCTACGAGAAGCAGATCGTCTGCGTGGAGCATCTCGACGCGGTGGTCGGCGCGTTCATGTCGCGGTGCCCCGCCAACACCTGGTTCATGATCATGTCGGACCACGGCGAACTCTTCGGCGAGGACGGCTACTTCGGGCACGGACCCATCTTCCACGAAAAGGTCTTCGAGGTGTTCTACCTGGAGGGCAGACGTCCCTGA
- the trxA gene encoding thioredoxin, with translation MSEPIKLESADFQSQVLESAVPVLVDFWAPWCGPCKLLTPIIEELAREYDGKAKVAKVNVDDNQDLAMKFSIRSIPTVMIFKDGAPHASLVGTQPKIALKEALDAAL, from the coding sequence ATGTCCGAACCCATCAAGTTGGAAAGCGCCGACTTCCAGAGTCAGGTGCTCGAGAGCGCCGTGCCGGTGCTGGTCGATTTCTGGGCCCCCTGGTGCGGCCCCTGCAAGCTGCTCACGCCCATCATCGAGGAGCTGGCCCGCGAATACGACGGCAAGGCCAAGGTCGCCAAGGTGAACGTCGACGACAACCAGGACCTGGCCATGAAGTTCAGCATCCGCAGCATACCCACGGTCATGATCTTCAAGGACGGCGCGCCCCACGCCTCCCTGGTAGGCACACAACCCAAGATCGCCCTCAAGGAAGCCCTCGACGCGGCGCTGTAG